The Pseudomonas extremaustralis genome contains a region encoding:
- a CDS encoding amino acid adenylation domain-containing protein translates to MTFSPTDKPCFSRRALTHLPDAQQVLFEQWGCGPSARPGFSSVHQAVEMHAARAPEATAAVAAGQRISYGQLNRQANRLAARLIEQGVARGDTVALFVERSIPMLVGLLAVLKIGAAYVPQDARIVPPLQLAMVLETLTAPVILTLSNLQACVPEAQAQRCLCLDAFLAEEPWVAEDNDRVSTAVDPDDLCFVLFTSGTTGRPNGVRVSHRNLCNILLTEPGRMGMAPGRNVGQILNIGFDMAAWEILGCLAHGATLIIRGKDIAHTAAQCDVLIATPSILATLDPQRCPDLKVVAVAGEPCPQGLADRWAAHCDFYNGCGPTETTIVNTLHRHVPGTPLSIGRPTPNNTVYVLDAQGRACELGETGEMWAGGAGVTAGYLGNAELTAQRYRPDPFLGAGAVMFRTRDLGRWTRDGQLEPLGRVDDQVKIRGFRVELDAVSVALEAGDGCARAVALKLDERTLVAFVTPASADIDACRHQCEQRLAYYCMPRAIYALDQLPLTARGKVDKAQLLHWARQRQDVKEIGDV, encoded by the coding sequence ATGACGTTTTCACCAACCGATAAACCGTGTTTTTCCCGCCGTGCGCTCACTCACTTGCCGGATGCGCAACAGGTGCTTTTCGAACAGTGGGGATGTGGCCCGTCGGCCCGGCCGGGTTTCAGCAGCGTGCACCAGGCAGTCGAAATGCATGCGGCGCGGGCGCCCGAGGCGACGGCGGCGGTGGCTGCGGGTCAACGCATCAGCTATGGGCAACTCAACCGCCAGGCCAACCGCTTGGCCGCGCGGTTGATCGAGCAGGGGGTGGCACGCGGCGACACGGTGGCACTGTTCGTCGAGCGCTCGATCCCCATGCTGGTGGGGTTGCTCGCGGTGTTGAAGATTGGCGCGGCGTATGTGCCCCAGGACGCACGGATCGTGCCGCCGCTGCAACTGGCGATGGTCCTCGAAACCTTGACCGCCCCGGTGATATTGACCCTGTCGAACCTGCAAGCGTGTGTGCCCGAAGCGCAAGCGCAGCGGTGCCTGTGTCTCGATGCGTTTCTGGCCGAGGAGCCTTGGGTGGCCGAGGACAACGATCGGGTGTCGACCGCAGTCGACCCGGACGACCTGTGTTTTGTGTTGTTCACCTCGGGCACCACTGGGCGGCCCAATGGCGTGCGTGTCAGCCATCGCAACCTGTGCAACATTTTACTGACCGAGCCTGGGCGGATGGGCATGGCGCCGGGGCGCAACGTGGGGCAGATCCTCAATATCGGATTCGACATGGCCGCCTGGGAAATACTCGGCTGCCTGGCCCATGGCGCCACCCTGATAATTCGCGGCAAGGACATTGCACACACCGCCGCACAGTGTGACGTATTGATTGCCACGCCTTCGATCCTCGCCACCCTCGATCCGCAACGCTGCCCCGATCTCAAGGTGGTCGCGGTGGCCGGTGAGCCTTGTCCTCAAGGGCTGGCCGACCGCTGGGCCGCGCACTGTGACTTCTACAACGGTTGCGGTCCGACCGAAACCACCATCGTCAATACCTTGCACCGGCATGTGCCCGGCACGCCGTTGAGCATTGGCCGGCCGACACCCAATAACACCGTGTATGTGCTCGACGCGCAGGGCCGCGCCTGTGAGCTGGGCGAAACCGGTGAAATGTGGGCAGGCGGTGCCGGTGTGACCGCAGGCTACCTGGGCAACGCCGAACTGACTGCGCAGCGCTACCGGCCGGACCCTTTTCTGGGGGCCGGGGCCGTGATGTTTCGCACGCGGGACCTGGGGCGCTGGACCCGTGACGGGCAGCTCGAACCCCTGGGACGTGTCGATGATCAGGTCAAGATTCGGGGCTTTCGCGTGGAACTGGACGCCGTATCTGTCGCGCTGGAGGCCGGCGACGGATGCGCGCGCGCGGTGGCGCTGAAACTCGACGAGCGCACTCTGGTCGCGTTCGTAACCCCCGCCAGCGCCGATATCGATGCTTGTCGGCATCAGTGCGAGCAGCGCCTGGCCTATTACTGCATGCCTCGGGCGATCTACGCCCTGGATCAACTCCCCCTGACCGCCAGGGGCAAGGTGGATAAAGCGCAGTTACTGCACTGGGCACGGCAACGACAGGACGTGAAGGAGATCGGCGATGTTTGA
- a CDS encoding ferredoxin reductase domain-containing protein: MFEALTRTPIPPKSTLWRRVSALPLFSYYHRLFALVMACNAAVLWLGPGIQAMGLERLSSLVLINLSLATLIRQQYLINALFWLATRVPVGWPLAIRRRVAKVYHFGGLHSGAALAATGWFVAMVWVQVLMHVREPGSVSSLRLWLSGGLMALLLSMVIMALPWVRGRFHNGFERVHRFAGWSVLLVFWGMTLLAPAEGSANPLYSGTFWMLVVLSLSVALPWLRLRKVPIATVRPSGHAVIVRFTHTTPFTGSSTAISRSPLLEWHSFANIPAPGQPGFRLIISRAGDWTGQFIEQLPSHVWVKGITTAGVANVETLFKSVLYIATGSGIGPVLPHLLAGNVPLHLIWSTRSPRQTYGDALVEEILQAQPQALIWDTDARGKPDLVQLACGAVQAFGVEAVICIANQGLTRRVVQELEARGIPAYGAIWDS; this comes from the coding sequence ATGTTTGAGGCCTTGACCCGCACGCCGATCCCGCCGAAGTCGACCCTGTGGCGCAGGGTGTCGGCGCTGCCCCTGTTTTCCTATTACCACCGGCTTTTCGCCTTGGTCATGGCCTGCAATGCAGCGGTTCTGTGGCTGGGGCCGGGCATACAGGCCATGGGCCTGGAACGTCTCTCGAGCCTGGTGCTGATCAACCTGTCGCTGGCGACATTGATCCGCCAGCAATACCTGATCAATGCGCTGTTCTGGTTGGCTACCCGCGTGCCGGTGGGCTGGCCGCTGGCGATCCGGCGCCGGGTGGCGAAGGTCTATCACTTCGGCGGTTTGCACAGCGGCGCTGCCCTGGCGGCCACCGGCTGGTTCGTCGCCATGGTCTGGGTACAGGTGCTGATGCACGTGCGTGAGCCTGGCAGTGTTTCGTCCCTGCGGCTGTGGCTCAGTGGCGGCTTGATGGCCTTGCTGCTGTCGATGGTGATCATGGCGTTGCCGTGGGTACGAGGCCGTTTTCACAATGGTTTCGAACGCGTTCACCGGTTCGCCGGCTGGAGCGTATTGCTGGTGTTCTGGGGGATGACGTTGCTGGCGCCCGCCGAAGGTTCGGCGAACCCGTTGTACAGCGGCACGTTTTGGATGCTGGTGGTGCTGAGCCTGAGCGTCGCCTTGCCATGGCTGCGCCTGCGTAAAGTGCCGATCGCTACGGTGCGGCCGTCCGGGCATGCGGTCATCGTGCGATTCACCCACACCACGCCCTTTACCGGTTCTTCCACCGCCATCAGCCGGAGCCCGCTGCTGGAGTGGCATTCATTCGCCAATATTCCTGCGCCGGGCCAACCGGGGTTTCGCCTGATCATTTCCCGGGCCGGGGATTGGACGGGGCAGTTCATCGAGCAGTTGCCATCCCATGTGTGGGTCAAAGGGATCACCACGGCTGGGGTCGCGAATGTGGAAACGCTGTTCAAGTCGGTGCTGTACATCGCCACCGGCAGCGGTATCGGCCCGGTATTGCCGCACTTGCTGGCCGGCAACGTGCCGCTGCATCTGATCTGGTCGACCCGCAGTCCGCGACAAACCTACGGTGACGCGTTGGTGGAGGAGATCCTGCAGGCCCAGCCGCAGGCGCTGATCTGGGACACCGATGCGCGTGGCAAGCCTGATCTTGTGCAACTGGCCTGTGGCGCCGTCCAGGCATTCGGGGTGGAGGCGGTGATCTGCATTGCCAACCAGGGTTTGACCCGGCGTGTGGTGCAAGAGTTGGAAGCCCGGGGAATCCCTGCCTATGGCGCGATCTGGGATTCGTGA
- a CDS encoding enoyl-CoA hydratase-related protein has translation MNLVIERHDRVVLVRLNRPQVKNALSSALMRELLSCLEALDQDPQVGCFVVTGTADYFAAGADIKEMSGKSYLDMLNEDYFVGWEAFTRLRTPTIAAVAGYAFGGGCELALMCDMIFAADTATFAQPEIKLGVMPGMGATQRLTGLIGKAKAMDLVLTGRPMTAREAEQAGLVSRVYPAATLLAQALEVAAQIAGFSRTATRAAREAVAQSLELGLHEGVRLERRLFHGLFATPDQHEGMQAFLSKRHASFNQS, from the coding sequence ATGAATCTCGTTATCGAGCGTCACGATCGGGTGGTGCTGGTGCGGCTCAATCGGCCGCAAGTCAAGAATGCGCTGAGTTCGGCATTGATGCGGGAACTGCTTTCGTGCCTGGAGGCACTGGACCAGGATCCCCAGGTCGGCTGCTTTGTCGTCACCGGTACGGCCGATTATTTCGCCGCAGGGGCCGACATCAAGGAAATGAGCGGCAAGTCCTATCTGGACATGTTGAACGAAGACTATTTTGTCGGCTGGGAGGCCTTTACCCGTCTGCGCACCCCGACCATTGCCGCCGTCGCTGGGTATGCGTTCGGCGGAGGTTGTGAACTGGCGCTGATGTGCGACATGATTTTTGCGGCCGATACCGCCACGTTCGCTCAACCGGAAATCAAGCTGGGCGTGATGCCGGGCATGGGCGCGACCCAGCGTTTGACCGGGCTGATCGGCAAGGCCAAGGCCATGGACCTGGTGCTGACCGGTCGACCGATGACGGCTCGCGAGGCCGAGCAGGCAGGCTTGGTATCCCGTGTCTATCCAGCAGCGACATTGTTAGCCCAGGCGCTGGAGGTGGCGGCGCAGATCGCCGGGTTCTCCCGAACGGCGACGCGGGCAGCGCGGGAGGCCGTGGCGCAGTCCCTGGAGCTGGGCTTGCATGAGGGCGTACGCCTGGAACGTCGGCTGTTTCATGGCTTGTTTGCCACCCCGGACCAGCATGAAGGCATGCAGGCCTTTTTGAGCAAGCGGCACGCATCCTTCAACCAGTCGTAA
- a CDS encoding catalase family peroxidase, translating into MVDHSSPPKPPLSTASRVIRLACIAGVVAVMAGAFAYVNGTLDPQRLRPKTLVNALETNNGVHPGFRRNHAKGVCVAGYFESSPEARAYSSAQVFSEARTPVVGRFALPSGNPYAPDSSVPIRSFAVQFNQANGQQWRTGMNSMPVFPVGTPEAFYQMLKAGAPDPATGKPNPGNMPAFFAAHPETAAFLAWVKTAKPSASYATETYNGINAFYLVGADGKRQAVRWGVVPQSQDAPDAVAPAGNDFLEKDLVQRLASGPLRWQLNMTLANPGDPLDDASKTWTGEHKVLNAGTLVLQSSQPQADGDCRDINFDPLVLPSGIEASNDPLLAARSAAYASSYLRRAGEVSPLHSAPQESKQ; encoded by the coding sequence ATGGTAGATCATTCATCGCCGCCCAAACCGCCCCTCAGCACCGCCAGCCGGGTCATCAGGCTGGCGTGTATTGCCGGGGTGGTGGCGGTCATGGCCGGGGCATTCGCCTACGTCAACGGCACCCTCGACCCACAGCGCCTGCGTCCGAAAACCCTGGTCAATGCCCTGGAAACCAACAACGGCGTGCACCCGGGGTTCCGGCGTAACCACGCCAAGGGCGTATGCGTCGCCGGGTATTTCGAGAGCAGCCCTGAGGCGCGGGCCTACTCCAGCGCCCAGGTGTTCAGCGAAGCCAGGACCCCGGTGGTCGGCCGTTTCGCTTTGCCCAGCGGCAACCCCTATGCGCCGGACAGCAGCGTGCCGATCCGTAGTTTCGCCGTGCAGTTCAACCAGGCCAACGGCCAGCAATGGCGCACCGGGATGAACAGCATGCCAGTGTTCCCGGTGGGCACGCCCGAGGCGTTCTACCAGATGCTCAAGGCCGGCGCACCGGACCCGGCCACCGGCAAGCCCAACCCCGGGAACATGCCGGCGTTTTTTGCTGCCCATCCCGAGACTGCGGCGTTTCTGGCGTGGGTCAAGACCGCCAAGCCTTCGGCCAGCTATGCCACCGAAACCTATAACGGCATCAATGCCTTTTACCTGGTGGGTGCCGATGGCAAGCGTCAGGCGGTGCGCTGGGGTGTCGTCCCGCAGAGCCAGGACGCGCCGGATGCTGTTGCGCCAGCCGGCAATGATTTTCTCGAAAAAGACCTGGTGCAGCGCCTGGCGTCAGGACCGTTGCGTTGGCAGTTGAACATGACCCTGGCCAACCCCGGCGACCCACTGGATGACGCGAGCAAGACTTGGACCGGCGAGCACAAGGTGCTGAACGCCGGCACCCTGGTCCTGCAAAGCAGCCAGCCCCAGGCGGATGGCGATTGCCGCGACATCAACTTCGACCCGCTGGTGTTACCGAGCGGTATCGAAGCCTCCAATGACCCGCTGCTGGCCGCGCGTTCGGCAGCTTACGCCAGTTCCTACCTGCGTCGTGCCGGTGAAGTCAGCCCGTTGCACAGCGCGCCCCAGGAGTCGAAGCAATGA
- a CDS encoding cytochrome b, which yields MNAQPRFFAPLARLLHWLMALMVIAMLFIGAGLAASVSERHEWLIHLHKPLGIAILALVIVRLAVRFSTRQPPLPSDLPLWQVLAAKASHLLLYALMLVLPLLGWAMISAAGDPVMLSSSLRLPALVTANAPLFAVLRKAHGFLAYVLFLTVLVHLAAALFHGLIRRDGVLQSMTGTKD from the coding sequence ATGAATGCCCAACCCCGGTTTTTCGCGCCCCTGGCGCGCCTGTTGCACTGGCTGATGGCGCTGATGGTCATCGCCATGCTGTTTATCGGCGCGGGTCTCGCGGCGTCCGTTTCCGAGCGGCATGAATGGTTGATCCACCTGCACAAGCCGTTGGGGATTGCGATCCTGGCGCTGGTGATCGTGCGGCTGGCGGTGCGTTTCTCCACGCGCCAACCGCCGTTGCCCAGCGATCTGCCGCTGTGGCAGGTGTTGGCGGCCAAGGCGTCCCACCTGCTGCTGTATGCCTTGATGCTGGTGCTGCCGCTGTTGGGTTGGGCAATGATTTCGGCGGCGGGCGACCCGGTGATGCTCAGCAGTTCCCTGCGGTTGCCCGCGCTGGTGACGGCCAATGCGCCGCTGTTCGCCGTACTGCGCAAGGCCCATGGATTTTTGGCTTATGTGCTGTTCCTGACGGTACTGGTGCACTTGGCGGCAGCGTTGTTCCATGGGTTGATTCGGCGTGACGGCGTACTGCAAAGCATGACCGGCACCAAGGACTGA
- a CDS encoding M14 family metallopeptidase: MTVALTSIRISTDFDSGNIQVLDASDAYQLLLAINPDTHSPHFQWFHFKAEGMHVGHTHTFRLSNAGKSSYKHAWSGYNAVASYDHVHWFRVPTRFDGEILHISLETREKHAWFAYFEPYSRERHDWLIERALNRTDTQLLATGKSVEGRDIQLLRRGKGGEDRLNVWIIAQQHPGEHMAEWFMEGVIERLQQDGDAELKKLLAVADLYLVPNMNPDGAFHGHLRTNAKGQDLNRAWQSASEENSPEVLFVQQQMEKYGVDLFLDIHGDEEIPYVFTAGCEGNPGYTPRIEGLEKRFRSHLSALTRDFQTVHGYTRDLPGEANMTLACNAVGEKYDCLSLTLEMPFKDNDDAPNPQTGWSGKRSMQLGKDVLSTVADIVTSLR; the protein is encoded by the coding sequence ATGACAGTGGCTTTGACCTCCATCAGGATCAGCACCGACTTCGACAGTGGCAATATCCAGGTACTCGACGCCAGCGATGCCTACCAGTTATTGCTGGCGATCAACCCCGACACTCACAGCCCCCATTTCCAATGGTTCCACTTCAAGGCCGAAGGCATGCATGTGGGCCACACCCACACCTTTCGCCTGAGCAACGCCGGCAAGTCTTCCTATAAGCATGCATGGAGCGGCTACAACGCCGTGGCATCCTACGACCATGTCCATTGGTTTCGCGTCCCCACGCGGTTTGACGGCGAGATTTTGCATATCAGCCTCGAAACCCGCGAGAAGCACGCCTGGTTCGCCTATTTCGAACCCTACAGCCGCGAACGCCACGACTGGCTGATCGAGCGAGCGTTGAACCGCACCGACACCCAGTTGCTGGCCACCGGAAAGAGTGTCGAAGGTCGTGATATCCAACTGCTGCGCCGCGGCAAAGGCGGTGAAGATCGCCTCAACGTGTGGATCATCGCCCAGCAGCACCCCGGCGAACACATGGCCGAGTGGTTCATGGAAGGCGTCATCGAACGCCTGCAACAGGACGGCGACGCCGAACTGAAAAAACTGTTGGCGGTCGCCGACCTGTACCTGGTGCCCAACATGAACCCGGATGGTGCCTTCCACGGCCACCTGCGCACCAACGCCAAGGGCCAGGACCTCAACCGTGCCTGGCAGAGCGCTAGCGAAGAGAACAGCCCTGAAGTGCTGTTCGTGCAGCAGCAAATGGAAAAATACGGCGTGGACCTGTTCCTCGATATCCACGGCGACGAGGAAATCCCCTACGTCTTCACCGCCGGCTGCGAAGGCAACCCCGGCTACACCCCGCGCATCGAAGGGCTGGAGAAACGCTTTCGCAGCCACCTGAGCGCACTGACCCGCGACTTCCAGACCGTCCATGGCTACACCCGCGACCTGCCGGGCGAAGCCAACATGACCCTGGCCTGCAACGCCGTGGGCGAAAAGTACGACTGCCTGTCCCTGACCCTGGAAATGCCATTCAAGGACAACGACGACGCCCCCAACCCACAAACCGGCTGGTCAGGTAAACGCTCGATGCAGTTGGGCAAGGATGTGTTGAGTACGGTGGCGGACATCGTCACGTCCTTGCGCTAG
- a CDS encoding DUF6124 family protein, with the protein MTTSPRLLPEPPQSDDLQDLRSSGAAQRALDFYLKENMSVPAADGALFTIKPGISQEEALVHASDLLRSAAATAYESASSHQGNHRDLAFSVVYLIDMAKAMVERSLQAPQAQANV; encoded by the coding sequence ATGACCACGAGCCCTCGCCTCCTGCCTGAACCCCCACAATCCGATGATCTGCAAGACCTGCGCAGCAGCGGTGCCGCACAGCGCGCACTGGACTTTTACTTGAAAGAAAATATGTCGGTGCCAGCTGCGGACGGCGCCCTGTTCACCATCAAGCCGGGCATCAGCCAGGAGGAAGCCCTGGTGCACGCTTCGGACCTGCTGCGCAGCGCGGCGGCCACGGCCTATGAGTCGGCGAGCAGCCACCAGGGCAACCACCGGGACCTGGCGTTTTCAGTGGTGTATCTGATCGATATGGCGAAGGCGATGGTGGAGCGATCGTTGCAAGCGCCGCAGGCCCAGGCAAACGTATAG
- a CDS encoding LexA family protein, with protein sequence MDKWIALVKANMEDRKVTQGELAERLGMSQGGVGHWLNKRRVPSLADMTRVLEALGLGYLEVALEIREKTDENLTAHARYNPSFRYPVSDWKGLCEVREERATYGAARFESTDYHAHGEAFWLPVTGDAMTAPSGLSISAGMMILVDPAITAEPGRLVVAQWAGHPQATFRQLLEESGQHYLVPLNPTYPKRLYTDDCRILGVVVQATVKF encoded by the coding sequence ATGGATAAGTGGATAGCGTTGGTGAAGGCCAACATGGAAGACCGCAAGGTCACGCAGGGAGAGCTGGCTGAACGCTTGGGCATGTCCCAGGGCGGAGTCGGCCATTGGCTGAACAAGCGCCGTGTGCCGAGCCTGGCGGATATGACGCGGGTGCTCGAAGCCCTGGGGCTTGGGTACCTGGAAGTTGCGTTGGAGATTCGCGAAAAGACCGACGAGAACCTGACTGCACATGCCCGCTACAACCCCTCTTTCCGTTACCCGGTCAGCGACTGGAAAGGCCTGTGCGAAGTGCGTGAAGAACGCGCGACCTACGGCGCGGCCCGCTTCGAATCGACCGATTACCACGCCCACGGCGAGGCGTTCTGGCTCCCGGTAACGGGCGATGCGATGACCGCCCCCAGCGGCTTGAGTATCAGCGCCGGGATGATGATCCTGGTCGATCCGGCCATCACGGCCGAGCCTGGCAGACTGGTGGTCGCCCAATGGGCCGGTCACCCCCAGGCCACCTTCCGTCAGTTACTCGAAGAGAGCGGCCAGCACTACCTGGTGCCGCTCAACCCTACCTATCCGAAGCGGCTGTACACCGACGATTGCCGCATCCTGGGCGTCGTCGTGCAGGCCACGGTGAAGTTTTAA
- a CDS encoding acetyl/propionyl/methylcrotonyl-CoA carboxylase subunit alpha: MSTLTRVLVANRGEIACRVMRTAKAMGLSTVAVHSAIDRDARHCREADIRVDLGGSKAADSYLQIDKLIAAAHASGAQAIHPGYGFLSENAEFARAIEAAGLIFLGPPASAIDAMGSKSAAKALMETAGVPLVPGYHGRAQDLDTFRDACARIGYPVLLKATAGGGGKGMKVVEDVSQLAEALASAQREALSSFGNGQMLVEKYLLKPRHVEIQVFADQHGHCLYLNERDCSIQRRHQKVVEEAPAPGLSVEQRRAMGEAAVRAAQAIGYVGAGTVEFLLDARGEFFFMEMNTRLQVEHPVTEAITGLDLVAWQIRVAQGEALPITQAQVPLIGHAIEVRLYAEDPSNDFLPATGHLTLYRESAPGPGRRVDSGVEQGDSVSPFYDPMLGKLIAWGEDREQARLRLLSMLDEFAVGGLKTNLGFLRRIIGHPAFAAAELDTGFIPRYQDELLPQAGPLSDEFWQAAGSAFIQSLPAGDGPWADTRGFRAGLPAEISLHLSCNGQDRRMTLADNAAQLRGEQLLIERQGVRRALLAVRSEGTVFLRWDGEMHGVSLFDPIAAVEANHSHQGGLSAPMNGSIVRILVEVGQAVEAGTQLVVLEAMKMEHSIRAPQAGMIKALFCQEGEMVAEGCALVELEAAG, translated from the coding sequence ATGAGCACATTGACCCGCGTACTGGTGGCCAACCGGGGCGAAATCGCCTGCCGGGTGATGCGCACCGCCAAGGCCATGGGCCTGAGCACCGTGGCGGTCCACAGCGCCATCGACCGTGATGCACGCCACTGCCGCGAGGCGGATATCCGTGTCGACCTGGGCGGCAGCAAAGCCGCCGACAGCTACCTGCAAATCGACAAACTGATCGCCGCCGCCCACGCCAGCGGCGCCCAGGCGATTCATCCGGGCTACGGGTTCCTGTCGGAAAACGCCGAATTTGCCCGTGCAATCGAGGCCGCGGGCTTGATCTTCCTCGGCCCGCCCGCCTCCGCCATCGATGCCATGGGCAGCAAATCGGCAGCCAAGGCGCTGATGGAAACCGCCGGCGTACCGCTGGTGCCGGGTTATCACGGCAGAGCCCAGGACCTGGACACCTTTCGCGACGCCTGCGCGCGCATCGGCTATCCGGTGCTGCTCAAGGCCACGGCCGGCGGGGGCGGCAAGGGCATGAAGGTGGTCGAAGACGTCAGCCAATTGGCCGAAGCCCTGGCGTCGGCCCAGCGTGAGGCGCTGTCCTCGTTCGGCAATGGGCAGATGCTGGTGGAGAAATACCTGCTCAAACCGCGTCATGTGGAGATCCAGGTGTTTGCCGATCAGCATGGGCATTGCCTGTACCTCAACGAACGTGATTGCTCGATCCAGCGTCGTCACCAGAAAGTCGTGGAAGAAGCACCGGCACCGGGGTTGAGCGTTGAGCAACGCCGCGCGATGGGCGAAGCGGCAGTGCGCGCGGCCCAGGCCATCGGTTACGTGGGTGCGGGCACCGTGGAGTTTTTGCTGGATGCGCGTGGCGAATTTTTCTTTATGGAGATGAACACGCGACTGCAGGTCGAACATCCGGTCACCGAGGCGATTACCGGCCTCGATCTGGTGGCCTGGCAGATTCGCGTGGCTCAGGGCGAGGCGCTGCCGATCACTCAGGCGCAAGTGCCGCTGATCGGGCATGCGATCGAAGTGCGCTTGTATGCCGAAGACCCATCGAACGATTTCCTCCCGGCGACCGGGCACCTGACGCTGTACCGCGAATCGGCCCCGGGCCCTGGGCGCCGGGTGGACAGCGGGGTCGAACAAGGCGACAGCGTCTCGCCGTTCTACGACCCGATGCTCGGCAAGCTGATTGCCTGGGGCGAGGACCGCGAACAGGCGCGCCTGCGGTTGTTGAGCATGCTCGATGAGTTTGCCGTCGGCGGGCTCAAGACCAACCTGGGCTTTCTGCGGCGCATTATCGGGCATCCGGCGTTCGCGGCGGCTGAACTGGATACCGGGTTTATTCCACGCTATCAGGACGAACTGTTGCCCCAGGCGGGGCCGTTGAGTGATGAGTTCTGGCAGGCGGCGGGTTCGGCCTTCATACAGAGCTTGCCGGCGGGCGATGGGCCTTGGGCGGATACACGAGGTTTTCGCGCTGGATTACCGGCCGAAATCTCGCTGCATTTGAGCTGCAACGGCCAGGATCGGCGGATGACGCTGGCGGACAATGCCGCGCAGTTGCGGGGCGAGCAGTTGCTGATCGAACGCCAGGGTGTGCGTCGCGCGCTTCTGGCGGTACGCAGCGAAGGCACCGTGTTCCTGCGCTGGGACGGCGAGATGCACGGCGTGAGCCTGTTCGATCCGATTGCGGCGGTCGAAGCCAACCACTCCCATCAGGGTGGGCTCAGCGCGCCGATGAACGGCAGCATCGTGCGGATACTGGTGGAGGTGGGCCAGGCCGTCGAGGCTGGCACGCAGTTGGTGGTGCTCGAAGCGATGAAGATGGAACACAGCATCCGGGCGCCCCAGGCCGGGATGATCAAGGCGCTGTTCTGCCAGGAAGGCGAAATGGTTGCCGAAGGTTGCGCGCTGGTGGAGCTCGAAGCAGCGGGTTAA
- a CDS encoding gamma-carboxygeranoyl-CoA hydratase: MSDFNTLELITDSRGFATLWLSREAKNNAFNAQMIRELIIALDQVQADASLRFLVLRGRGKHFSAGADLAWMQQSAELDYSTNLDDARELAELMYNLAKLKIPTLAVVQGAAYGGALGLISCCDMAIGADDAQFCLSEVRIGLAPAVISPFVVQAIGERAARRYALTAERFDGQRAREIGLLAESYPIDELDRQVEHWIANLLHNSPAAMRASKDLLREVGNGALTPALRRYCENAIARIRVSAEGQEGLRAFLQKRPPSWQPQEPRP, from the coding sequence ATGAGCGATTTCAACACCCTCGAACTGATCACCGACAGCCGTGGTTTCGCCACGCTGTGGCTCAGTCGCGAAGCCAAGAACAACGCGTTCAATGCGCAAATGATCCGCGAACTGATCATCGCCCTCGACCAGGTCCAGGCGGATGCGTCCCTGCGCTTCCTGGTGCTGCGCGGGCGCGGTAAGCACTTCAGCGCCGGTGCCGATCTGGCGTGGATGCAGCAATCGGCCGAGCTGGATTACTCCACCAACCTGGACGACGCCCGCGAACTGGCGGAGCTGATGTACAACCTGGCCAAGCTGAAAATCCCCACGCTGGCGGTGGTGCAAGGCGCGGCCTATGGCGGCGCGCTGGGCCTGATCAGTTGCTGCGACATGGCCATCGGTGCCGATGATGCGCAGTTCTGCCTCTCGGAAGTGCGCATCGGCCTGGCGCCGGCGGTGATCAGCCCCTTTGTGGTACAGGCCATCGGCGAACGGGCGGCGCGGCGCTATGCCTTGACCGCCGAACGCTTTGACGGCCAGCGCGCGCGGGAAATCGGCCTGCTCGCGGAAAGCTATCCGATTGACGAACTCGACCGCCAGGTCGAACACTGGATCGCCAACCTGCTGCACAACAGCCCGGCGGCGATGCGCGCCAGCAAGGACCTGCTGCGTGAAGTCGGCAACGGCGCACTCACCCCGGCCCTGCGTCGCTATTGCGAAAATGCCATCGCGCGCATCCGCGTCAGCGCCGAAGGCCAGGAAGGCTTGCGCGCCTTTTTGCAAAAACGTCCACCCAGCTGGCAGCCACAGGAACCGCGCCCATGA